The genome window TATTCGAGCCCTTCCGGACAGAGCAGCAAGTGCTGGCACAACAGCAGTTTGAATTATTTCGGACCCACCGGCAAATTCAGTTGTCTGTTTCAGGTAAATACAATAGCGAGCGGCTCAAAGAAGATATCACTTCTATCAAAGGCGTTAAACCCACATCTGTAAAGATCAATGGACACTCTGTAAAGGCAACCTTTCAAAGTAATCAGGTGAGTTCAGCTCAAATTTTAAAAACACTAAAAAAGCAAGGGTACAACATTATCAAAATAGACTAATCGATACGCTTGTGTTCATTCAAAGCATTTCATGGACATACAACGTAAACGCCAGATTTCCACCAAGCAATTTGAGGGGTGTCAGATATATAAACTGGTTCAACTGTAAAAGGGAATTCACTTTCAAATCCGGGGAAACAGCTTGTCCTTGGCCTACGACTACTTTCCTGGTTTGAAATACTTGGGCATAGCCCTGATAGACAAATCCTGGCTTCCCAACCATACCATCAAAGCTGTTTACCATGCCAAGATTTGCAGCAGGTAAAACAGGGTCCTGGGATGTGACACGCTGAATGGATTTCAGATATTGGATAGTATCCAAAGCACGCATGTTTGGATACTATCTGTGACTATGATCTGTACAGTCGGATTAGGAGCGCTTTTTTGCCAATGAATTGATCCAGGCAGCAATTTTTAAAGCGTCCTTCTCAGGTACGTTTTTCATTGGTGACATAGGCGGGTACCCAGGCCAATTTGCAGGCTTGGGATTGTAGATCAAAGCGACGATCTGAGCGTTTGTGTATTTCTTTTTTGCAACATCCACATATGCAGGCCCAATTACCTTAGCGTCAGCTTTATGACAAGCCAGGCATGCATATTGCGTAAGTAGCTTGGAGATATCTTCGGGTATTTTTACTTGCTGTTGGGCACGGGCTGACATTGCCATAAACGATAGGTAGGCCAAGATTAGACTTATTATGATTTTCATTCGATATCAAGATTTTAGATGTTTACCAATTGTGAAGCTTTTATTGACCGTGCGCTATTCCTTTAAAAGCACAGTCATATCCTCTATGAGCTTTGCCGTACTTTCCTTGGAAGTCCCATCATAAATACCCCGCACATACCTGTTTTTATCGACCAGCACGAATGAGCCACTGTGAATAAACCCTCCTGGCTCATCGGGATCGGCCATCGCACTGACCATGTAGTGCTTTTGGCCTATGTCATAAATTTTCTCCCGGTCGCCAGTTACGAATTGCCACATATCGCCTTTCAAGCCCAGATCATCAGCATATTTTCCCAGGACAGCAGGCGTGTCGTGTTCGGGATCAATTGTATGTGAAAGAATGCCGACTTGCGGGTTATCCTTGAAGCGTTCCAGAACTGTGAGCATGTTGGATTTCATGATCGGGCAGATCGTCGGGCAGGTTGTGAAAAAGAAATCGGCGACATAGACCTTGCCTTCCATTTGCTTCTGGGTGAACGGCTGGTTTTTATGGTTCACGAAAGCATAGTCGGGAATCCTGGGATATTCTGTCACCTGGGTCTTCTTGCCATCAACCACCTTTGTAACAGTATCGGGCTCGCCCAGGATCGGCAATTTTTTTTGTTTGCATGCAACAATTGTTAGCAGCAGCAGACACGCCATCAAAGTTGTCATTGGATGTTGTTTTTAATAAATTCTTTTGATTTTGAAATTGCATCCTGCATCTGGATGTTAACCAGGTCCATCTTAGCGGTCTGGCTTGCGATATAAGCTTCCTGTTGATGCTCATCAAGGGTTTCAAGTGTATCTGCCCTATACTGGTGCATCCAATCCATCATGGATTTATCTGCCTGGACGAGCTGTTGAATTAAGTCTCTGGCCTGCTGTTTTTGCTTTTGCAGCTGGGGGCTGGGTTTGGCCCCATTCAAGCTATCGAGCTGATTTTCAACGCTTGTCAGTCGCTTCTTGATAGTCATTATTTCTTCCATCTTTGGCATGGCGTTGTCGTGCAGGTCCATCAGCGCTTTGGCTTTGGGGTTGGCGTGATGGCTATCTGTCATTTTGTGATGCGCATCGGTACTATCGCTTTTCTGAGTGCTGTCACATGCAGACACGCCAAGTGTTACAAGGATTAAAATCAAATATTTTTTCATAAGACATTATTTCAATTAGTTCGAGCACCATCCCGGCAATAGCTATCGCAACCAGTATTTGTATGCTGGTAAGGATGATTGCAGATGGTTGCATTTTAAGGCGATTGACCGGCAGGCTTACGCCTGTTCCATCCAGCAGGAGCTGGACTTCATCTGAATGCAGTAATGGGTTCATTGTTAAAAATTGGGTGGCTTTCGGTGATCCGGATTTTCGATAAATGAATAGTCGTTGAGCGTATTCAGGAATGCGATGATTTGCTTTTTTTCCTGCTCGGAAAATCCAAAACCGTCTTTGGGAATCTGGGTTGAAAGCGTAGCTGAGCCCTTTATGCCATTTGCGTAATGCTGGATCACTTCGGCCAGCGTTGCCAAGCGCCCGTCATGCATGTAAGGCGCTGTGAATGCCAGGTTCCTGAGCGATGGCGTTTTAAAGTTTCCAAGATCTGCCGGCTCGTAAGTGATCCGGTAGCGCCCCTGAAAAATGCCTTCATGCTCCACATTTGAGAAATCTGCATCAATGCCATTGTTATGGAAACTTTGATCTGTGAAAAGCTCTCCTGCGTGACAGCTCTGGCATTTTTGCCGGACAAGCACCTGGCCTTTCAGCTCGTCTGCTGTCAGTGATGCTCCGTTGACATTTAGCCGGTAACGGTCGTATTTTGAATTAGCAGACACCAGTGAACGCTGGAATTGCGCCAGTGCTTTTGATAAATTCTGCGAGCTTGCAGGTTCATTGAATGCTTGCCGAAAACCCGAAACATACGCGGGAACCGCATTAAGCTCCCGAATCAGCTGATCCAAATCCTGCGCCATTTCGTCATGAGCAGTCAGGGGCGCGAATGCCTGAGATTCCAGGTTTGTTGCCCCGCCGTCCCAAAAGAGACCGTTATTGGCCCAGGCCAGATTGAAAAGGGCAGGGGAGTGCCGCAGCAATGAAGTTGCCGAAACACCTGCATTGCTGAGC of Dyadobacter chenhuakuii contains these proteins:
- a CDS encoding c-type cytochrome, encoding MKIIISLILAYLSFMAMSARAQQQVKIPEDISKLLTQYACLACHKADAKVIGPAYVDVAKKKYTNAQIVALIYNPKPANWPGYPPMSPMKNVPEKDALKIAAWINSLAKKRS
- a CDS encoding SCO family protein, which produces MTTLMACLLLLTIVACKQKKLPILGEPDTVTKVVDGKKTQVTEYPRIPDYAFVNHKNQPFTQKQMEGKVYVADFFFTTCPTICPIMKSNMLTVLERFKDNPQVGILSHTIDPEHDTPAVLGKYADDLGLKGDMWQFVTGDREKIYDIGQKHYMVSAMADPDEPGGFIHSGSFVLVDKNRYVRGIYDGTSKESTAKLIEDMTVLLKE
- a CDS encoding cytochrome-c peroxidase, with amino-acid sequence MMVCIRKIAVLLLALALNACDKPGFAPKNEPYRFEVPAHFPEPVFDTENPASLAGVQLGRMLFYDTRLSANNQVSCASCHDPKLAFSDGVKLSNAGVSATSLLRHSPALFNLAWANNGLFWDGGATNLESQAFAPLTAHDEMAQDLDQLIRELNAVPAYVSGFRQAFNEPASSQNLSKALAQFQRSLVSANSKYDRYRLNVNGASLTADELKGQVLVRQKCQSCHAGELFTDQSFHNNGIDADFSNVEHEGIFQGRYRITYEPADLGNFKTPSLRNLAFTAPYMHDGRLATLAEVIQHYANGIKGSATLSTQIPKDGFGFSEQEKKQIIAFLNTLNDYSFIENPDHRKPPNF